One region of Leptospira fainei serovar Hurstbridge str. BUT 6 genomic DNA includes:
- the plsX gene encoding phosphate acyltransferase PlsX: MWVAVDAMSGDYGPDRIVEGAVVAVNEDKRNVVLVGKEEEISEILLKYDYDTEKIRIVHAGEIIEMQDSPSIAVRAMQDSSVVQAAQLVADKSCVGMFSPGNTGATMASALLYLGRIPGVLRPPIAAPIPREKGPPTLLVDAGANVDCKPEYLAQFAVMGEIYSRLIFAIRRPKVGLLSNGEEDKKGNSVTQKAFELLRKLPIEFVGNVEGRDLYGGGREVDVVVCDGFVGNIVLKATEGLSKSIFNVLRESIAQSSLAQTGALLLKPTFTAIKKRLDYAEYGGALLLGVDGTCLIGHGSSNALAVRSAIRVVVECAERDVNNRITEDIKKYNI; encoded by the coding sequence ATGTGGGTCGCCGTCGATGCGATGAGCGGCGATTACGGTCCGGATCGGATCGTGGAAGGCGCTGTAGTAGCAGTTAACGAAGACAAGCGCAACGTAGTTCTCGTAGGCAAAGAAGAAGAGATCAGTGAAATTCTTCTGAAGTATGATTATGATACGGAGAAGATTCGTATCGTACATGCCGGCGAAATTATAGAGATGCAGGATTCTCCTTCGATCGCAGTCAGAGCGATGCAGGACTCTTCCGTCGTTCAAGCAGCGCAATTAGTCGCGGATAAAAGCTGTGTCGGTATGTTTTCTCCCGGAAATACGGGAGCGACGATGGCTTCCGCGCTTCTTTATTTGGGCCGAATTCCCGGAGTTCTTCGTCCGCCGATTGCTGCCCCGATTCCAAGAGAGAAAGGACCTCCTACATTACTCGTAGACGCGGGCGCAAACGTTGATTGCAAACCGGAATACTTGGCTCAGTTTGCAGTCATGGGAGAAATCTATTCTCGTCTAATCTTCGCCATTCGGAGACCGAAAGTAGGCCTGCTTTCCAACGGAGAAGAGGATAAGAAGGGGAATTCCGTCACGCAGAAGGCGTTTGAATTGTTAAGAAAACTTCCGATCGAATTTGTAGGTAATGTGGAAGGTCGGGATCTTTATGGTGGTGGTCGCGAAGTGGACGTAGTCGTTTGCGACGGCTTTGTAGGCAATATCGTCCTGAAGGCAACGGAAGGATTATCCAAATCGATCTTTAACGTCCTACGCGAAAGCATCGCGCAATCCAGTTTGGCTCAAACGGGAGCTCTTCTCTTAAAACCCACCTTTACTGCGATTAAGAAGCGTTTGGATTACGCCGAATACGGGGGAGCGTTATTATTGGGCGTCGATGGAACCTGCCTGATCGGACACGGCTCGTCCAATGCTCTCGCAGTAAGAAGCGCAATTCGAGTCGTAGTAGAGTGCGCCGAACGAGACGTAAATAATAGAATCACCGAAGACATTAAAAAATATAATATTTAA
- the rpmF gene encoding 50S ribosomal protein L32: MAVPKRRKSKSKVRMKRSHQAIGKPNLVPCPNCNSFRPPHRICPVCGFYKDRVVLEPKVRKSNEET, translated from the coding sequence ATGGCAGTTCCTAAGAGACGAAAATCTAAATCCAAAGTAAGGATGAAACGGTCCCATCAGGCGATCGGTAAACCCAACCTGGTCCCCTGTCCGAACTGCAATTCTTTTCGCCCACCGCATAGAATTTGTCCAGTTTGCGGTTTCTACAAAGACCGCGTAGTTCTGGAGCCTAAAGTTAGGAAGTCTAACGAAGAGACTTAA
- the hisG gene encoding ATP phosphoribosyltransferase, translated as MLTLALPKGRLAEESIELMISKGWLEGRPDPDSKELIYKDSKGKVRILLVRSQDVATYVEQNAADAGIVGWDVLKEGGYDLLLPLDLGIGKCRLSVAAPQGWNLSSGGRKVRVATKYPNIARDFFLSKGISCEVIKLYGSIELAPLVGLSDCIVDLVSTGSTLRANNLKEIETILESTARLVFNRSSLYSKRQEAGEFLDSFA; from the coding sequence ATGCTGACTCTGGCGCTTCCGAAAGGGCGACTCGCAGAGGAGAGCATCGAACTTATGATTTCAAAGGGGTGGCTTGAAGGCCGTCCCGATCCGGATTCCAAAGAACTCATTTACAAGGATTCAAAGGGGAAGGTGAGAATTCTTCTCGTCCGCTCCCAAGACGTCGCAACGTACGTGGAGCAAAACGCTGCGGATGCCGGTATTGTCGGTTGGGATGTTTTGAAAGAGGGTGGATACGACCTTCTTTTACCCCTGGATCTCGGTATCGGAAAGTGTAGATTATCCGTAGCCGCTCCGCAAGGCTGGAATCTCAGCTCGGGCGGACGCAAGGTTCGTGTAGCGACAAAGTACCCGAATATTGCCCGGGATTTTTTCCTTTCGAAAGGGATCAGTTGCGAAGTTATTAAACTGTATGGGAGTATCGAACTTGCTCCACTAGTAGGATTGTCGGATTGTATTGTCGATCTGGTATCTACCGGGAGTACATTACGTGCGAATAATTTGAAAGAAATCGAGACAATTCTAGAATCTACCGCAAGATTGGTATTTAACCGGTCCTCCCTGTATTCGAAGCGGCAGGAAGCCGGCGAATTTCTGGATTCCTTTGCATAG
- a CDS encoding tetratricopeptide repeat protein: protein MKRFEPKNVKSSVQVNVDPYADLKGAERAFTIFFAKVGEYRKQVLIGVVVLIVTTIAVVGWNEYRADQFRKGTLAVEALEKKFLLNPTIDLADKIKQYEEVAATYHSKSLNIRLSKIIGDLYARNGEFSKAATKLEWAGKEIDELPELKAYFFYIAGNYRESGNQFPEAEADYDTAVSLLNNRRNVAGFYSWSLYQSARLKAKNGKKTEAKENLRKVLEQEISSPSDEYKSVRELSTYLLVKLNQGS from the coding sequence ATGAAACGGTTCGAACCAAAGAACGTTAAATCATCCGTGCAGGTGAACGTTGATCCGTACGCGGACTTGAAAGGTGCGGAGAGAGCGTTTACCATTTTCTTTGCGAAAGTGGGTGAGTATCGAAAACAAGTTCTGATCGGTGTCGTCGTTTTGATCGTTACTACGATAGCGGTTGTCGGCTGGAACGAATATCGCGCCGACCAGTTCCGTAAGGGGACTTTGGCGGTCGAAGCTCTGGAAAAGAAATTTCTTCTGAATCCAACCATCGACCTTGCGGATAAGATCAAGCAGTACGAAGAAGTTGCCGCAACTTACCATTCTAAATCCTTAAACATTCGCCTTTCTAAAATTATAGGCGATTTATACGCGCGTAACGGAGAATTTTCGAAAGCTGCGACCAAATTGGAATGGGCCGGAAAGGAAATAGATGAACTTCCGGAGCTTAAGGCTTATTTTTTCTATATTGCAGGCAATTATCGCGAAAGTGGAAATCAATTTCCCGAAGCGGAAGCGGACTACGATACCGCAGTCTCGCTTCTAAACAATCGCAGGAACGTCGCGGGATTTTATTCCTGGAGTCTCTACCAATCCGCCCGCTTAAAAGCGAAGAACGGCAAAAAGACGGAGGCGAAAGAAAATCTTCGTAAGGTTTTGGAACAGGAAATTTCCTCTCCCTCCGACGAATATAAATCGGTTCGCGAACTCTCTACGTATCTTTTAGTAAAATTGAATCAAGGATCTTGA